The genome window CGGGGCCAGTGGAACGGGACCCACGGTGAGAACCACCTCCGGCAGCAGGGGGGCTTTGATATCCAGCCCGGCGGCGGCGAAGGCGGTGGCGTAGGGCGGATGGGCGTGAACGATGGCCGTTATGTCTGGCCTCATTTTATAGGCATAAAGGTGCATCCTAATCTCCGAAGAAGGCCGGCCCCGGCCTTTAAGCACCCGGCCTTCCAGATCGGTCACCAGCAGCTGGGATTCCTTAATATCCCCCTTGCGCAACAGGGCAGGGGTGATCAGGATCCTCTTCTCGTCCAGCCGGGCCGAGACGTTGCCGTCGGTGGCGGGGACGAAACCCAGGGCGTCCAAACGTTGACACACACCTATTATTTGTTTTTTAAATGAAGGCATATTACACTCTTTTCCCCTGGCGTTTGAAATGTTTGAGAGTTTGAAACGGTTAAAAAACCGATCAGACAAATCTGTGTTTATCCGCGTCCCATATGGCCCAGATAAAGCTCCAGTCACTCTGTCTCTTTCCCGTGCTGCAACTGGTAGAGGTTGTAATAGATCCCTCGCTTTTTCAGCAGCTCCTGGTGGGCGCCCACTTCCTTGATCTGCCCCTTGTGCAGCACGTAGATCCGGTCCACGTGTTTGATGGTGGAGAGGCGGTGGGCGATGGCGATGGAGGTCCGCCCTCGCATCAGGATGTCCAGGGCGTCCTGAATCAGCTTTTCGGTGGCCGAGTCGATGTTGGCGGTGGCCTCGTCCAGCGTCAGCACCGGGGGATCGCAAGCCAGGGCCCGGGCGAACGACAGCAGCTGGCGCTCACCGGCCGAAAGGGTCACCCCCCGTTCCCTGACCTCATGGTCGTATTTCCCCGGGAGCCGCTCGATAAAAGTGTCGGCGTGGACCTGGCGGGCGATCTCCTTCACTTTTTCGTCCGACAGTTTCTTGTTCAGCCGGATGTTACCCTTGATGTCGCCGGAGAACAGGAACACGTCCTGCATCACCACCCCCAGGGAGGAGCGCAAGCTGGAAAGCCCCAGCTCCCGGATGTCGGTCCCGTCCAGCAGTATCTGCCCGCCGGTCACATCATACAGCCTTGAGAGCAGATTGATGATGGTGGTCTTGCCACTGCCGGTGGAACCCACCAGGGCTACCTTTTCGCCGGGGGCCACGGTAAAGCTTATGTCTTTCAGTACCGGCTCGCCCGGCAGGTATTCAAAACAGACGTTCCGGAATTCTATCCGGCCTGCCGCCCGCTCCGGCTCCGGCTCCCGGGGAATATCTTTGATGGTCACCGGCTCGTCCAAAAGCTGGAAGATGCGCTCGGAGCTGGCCATGGCCGACTGCAGCACGGTGTAGCTCTCGGTCAGCTCCTGGATGGGGCGGAAGAACATCCGGAGGTAGGTGATGAAGGCCACCAGCGCTCCCAGCGAGATGTTCTGCCGGATCACCTGGCCGCCGCCGTAGTAGATGATCAGGCCGAGGCCGATTCCGGAGATCACTTCCACTAATGGCCGGAAGAAGGACATCACCAGCACTTCCTGCATGGAAGCCTGGAAATAATCCCGGTTGACCAGCTTAAAGCGGCGGACGCTTTCGGCCTGGCGCCGGAAGATCTGGATCACCCGGACCCCGGAGATGTTCTCCTGCAGGGTGGCGTTGAGCCGGGCCAGCCGGATTCGGATCCGGCGGTAGATGTCGCGGGCCCGGATCCGGAAGAACACCGTCCACAGCGCGATGAAAGGCAGCAGGGCCATCACCACCAGGGCCAGCTTCAGGCTGTAGAAGAACAGCATTCCCAGGATGGCCAGGGTCAGCAGCATATCCCGGAGCAGGGCCAGGAACACCGAGGTGAAGGCCTCGTTGACGGCGTCCACGTCGTTGGCGGCCCGGGTCACCAGGCGCCCCACCGGGTTGCGGTCAAAATAGCGCATGTCCAGCAACTGGAGCCGGGCGAATACTTTGCGCCTCAGGTCATGCATGAAACGCTGTCCCACCAGCAGCACCAGGAAGGTCTGGAAAAAATTCAAGGCGAAACCCAACACTATCAGGCCTAAAAAAAGTAACCCGATCCTTTTGA of candidate division TA06 bacterium contains these proteins:
- a CDS encoding class II aldolase/adducin family protein — its product is MPSFKKQIIGVCQRLDALGFVPATDGNVSARLDEKRILITPALLRKGDIKESQLLVTDLEGRVLKGRGRPSSEIRMHLYAYKMRPDITAIVHAHPPYATAFAAAGLDIKAPLLPEVVLTVGPVPLAPYATPSTEEVPRSIAPLIKKHQALLLANHGVLTLGKNLDGALQRMERVEHLAKIAFLARALKRPQYLNEKQVKKLLDLQ
- a CDS encoding ABC transporter ATP-binding protein, with translation MPGHDHHEFHEEAALGSIYDARLIKRLLIYLKPYRVHLSVSLLVLLAVTGFELALPHLTKEAIDRHIIVSGCKAVLDRPVPGTFKLSGDTVLVDVSRLFSDDKYSMACWQKQGLAGNTSYYYFELKNFPQPEPVLSIVSSRPGIFSRYGDVVLIRHSDLKSLSAGEISTLRARDFAGIKRIGLLFLGLIVLGFALNFFQTFLVLLVGQRFMHDLRRKVFARLQLLDMRYFDRNPVGRLVTRAANDVDAVNEAFTSVFLALLRDMLLTLAILGMLFFYSLKLALVVMALLPFIALWTVFFRIRARDIYRRIRIRLARLNATLQENISGVRVIQIFRRQAESVRRFKLVNRDYFQASMQEVLVMSFFRPLVEVISGIGLGLIIYYGGGQVIRQNISLGALVAFITYLRMFFRPIQELTESYTVLQSAMASSERIFQLLDEPVTIKDIPREPEPERAAGRIEFRNVCFEYLPGEPVLKDISFTVAPGEKVALVGSTGSGKTTIINLLSRLYDVTGGQILLDGTDIRELGLSSLRSSLGVVMQDVFLFSGDIKGNIRLNKKLSDEKVKEIARQVHADTFIERLPGKYDHEVRERGVTLSAGERQLLSFARALACDPPVLTLDEATANIDSATEKLIQDALDILMRGRTSIAIAHRLSTIKHVDRIYVLHKGQIKEVGAHQELLKKRGIYYNLYQLQHGKETE